From Lucilia cuprina isolate Lc7/37 chromosome 4, ASM2204524v1, whole genome shotgun sequence:
cccagataaatgaaaattttgtatttcatatgGGATTTGCCAACCCACTATAGCTAGGTCGCGTTCTTTCTCATATGttcatatgaatgtcaaagttgtcAGTTTGCTGTTGCACATACAAAAGAATACTTACTTGAACATCGCCCATAGAGTCTATATAGTCCAAACAAACAtatgttctatagttgaaacgaaatgtcgacttttcgatttttttcatttagttaaaagtcgacttctcgacttttttgcattttagaaaaagtcgattttacgacttttttcatttaatttaaagtcgagttttagacttttcgaattttccgacttcgacttttcaatttttttcactatttttgacttctttcgagttttttcgactattttagagtttttgatttttttcattttttaaagattttctactatttttgacttgtttctacaatttttgagttttcgactttttccgacttttcagcttttttcgacttttttcgattttattcgacttatcgacttttttcgacttttattaacaaagtcgacttttcgacttttttcgcagaccatagtcgagttatcgacttttttggaacaaaatagtcgacttcgacttttcgactttttttcacaaaaagtcgattgttcgattattcgaaagtctaTTTTTAGTGTCTGATTTTATGATCGTTTTACTCTATATACTTTAGGGGGGGCTTGTATCcacaaaatgaataaaatagaaaaatatatctgagaaactattagagctagtatctttaaattttacttgaagaactttgacagtcatctcaacatttagagtataaggGGCGGACTTCTAATGGGGTAcatggtacctcccatatgaattaaatacaaaatttcgtttaactgagattcttcaaatattgcacaaattacattaatattcatctgaacattttggagaaaaaagggCAAACCTTCAATTgtggagcttgaagcccccacttgtattaaatagaaaaattcgtatatctaagaatctattacagttagaatctttaaattttacatgaagaattttgacattcaagtGAATATTTAGagaagataattcaaatttttcatagataaaaattggcaaacttgcaataatttgcttggcaactCACATTGTTTATCtagaaaactattgtagttagaattTTCTAGAGGGTAAAATATGGCATtagaatagaaattatttttttagattaaatgtaaaagatcattaatgtattatttcagaatttaaataaaacatattgtcatcaagaacatcaagaaattataattaacctttaaaaaattgcattatttaataactaaataaataattttttgattatgCATTTAATTTCGATAAGGGGTAGCGAGACACACCGGGTATTAGTTAGTCAATATACTAAACTAAATATCAATATACTAAACTAAATatcaaacatttctttaaaatactcatttgaagaattttttataaagaatctaaatttaaaaataatctacgTTTACTTGTTGAGCACTTTACAAAAATTCCTTTGAAATTTAGCAATCTGTCTTATCAAGTACTGCAATCGAATTCcctgaaataatatttaaatgagcTTATCAAACATTTCTAAGAAAGCACAGTGAGCCTAATCTATATTTCTTTGCAAATAAATCTTCTTAAATACCTTAAATAAAATCTTCAAACTAAGCATATATATATTATCTATATTGCAAAATCTTATTATAATTTCACTTACAAACTTAATTCATTcaagtaaaacttaaaataaagtttcgtcTTCTTTTATAGCTTTTgataattttctcttaaattccGAAGttatatatattcaatatttgtaATGGCAATATAAGCATCGTCTCGTGTACATTTGTTCGTAGTAGTAGACGGCGAATTACTAATTATGCCCAATAGTCTGTATATAGATACGTTATCATTTGGATTCCGGTCTTCAATAAAAAATCCAGCACCACTATCACCACGACATACTGTAGCGCCTTCTTTATtgataatacaaaatttatcatCTGCTAATGGAGATTCAGGTGGACTTTTATCATAACATTCATGATAGGCTAATGTTATCATTTGATATCTTTCCAATTGATTGTTTTGGTCAAACGTGCTAATGTAACCTTTTTGATTGGAGATCACATAATTTGATGCGATATTGCGAATTTCTTTTGGTGCAATTGTCATTATGTATCTAAGGgcagtttttagttttagaaaagCTATATCGTCCCTTTGACGTCCATGTATACCGATGTAACTGTAAAGaatgatttataaatttaaatagtataaaaaggagctatttgaatattaataattatcagGAATTAGCATTCTGATATATTCCGAGACCGTGGTATTattgatttgaaaatattaaattagtatacatatatgtatgttttaagaaTTTAGCCAAGATGAGAGTAAACCCTCAACATATCTGCACATGGAAGAAAAActcaatggtatcacttgtataagaaTCCTTTCATCCATCACCATTCTTATATGTTCTACTCGCTCACTCTAGGTGCGTACGAGTGAGTAAGTTCCGAATACCGTACATCAACCCTGTATTATATACACTTTCCAACGCGCACAAGAATATCGAAGTCCTTTAAGTGAACCTCGGTATTGTTTTCATCCACAGAGGGGCTtcttgtgtatcttacacgtaGGTGGCAAGTATTGTACATGGCTCTATCGTGCTATCTAATATCTTGCCATAGAAGCCCCGATAAGGAAAGACATGTTTCACAAGTCAAGCTCAATCACACACCGACAAACCTATTTTCAAGAAATATCGAAGTCCTTTAAGTGAACCTCTATCGTgtcggccttatttcacggtgttGTTTTTATCCACAGGATGCACAGGGTTCTTTGATGATCTACCGCCTCctctttgtgtatcttacacgaaGGTGGCAAGTTTTGTACATGGTTCAATCGAGCTATCTAATATCTTGCCATAGAAGCCTCGATTAGGAAAGACATGTATCATAAGTCAAGCTCAATCAAATCCCGACAAAGACATTGGTACAATAACTGGTTAGAACCGATAGAAGAATAAAAACATCATATTGATGCTATTAGATAACAAGTTTTGTCTACTTTTGATTAACAAGACTTATTTAAAGGGTCTTTTTTCAAGGTATTATTTTCCTTGGTGGAacgatattaaaaatttcacaaacacattttcgttttttatgaagcaGTTAGGAATATGGTCCGAATAAGCCCAGTCTTTTggccaaaatatttaaaacaattgtccaattcacaatcgaaaAAATACAACCGTTGtaaggttgtatcgtagtatgtcatatttttattattgattttttttttcaaaaaatgtcagTTGAAAAATTAATATGACTTACAAtgatacaacgatacgacatcgattgtgaatttgACAATAATGtcaaattacaaaaagaaaataaaattgtcataACTAAGTTATAATTAAGTACTTTTCAAATTGTAGAAGATAGTATAAACTCTAACATACTCAGATGGTGTGTGTATATCCTCCACCTGTACTATCTGCAAATAGTTATTCTCTTCCGTTGTAAAATTGTTCGTATCTGCGCcagcaataattttatattccgtagaatattttatagttaaagTTAATTCATTCCAAAAGCAATGGGCGGCTAAGAAAGAAGGCTAAGATAAATAGTATAACCTAAATGATCGATTATTACAACACGAGGAGAAACAATAGATCCACTACAAATGTAGTTGTAATTAATACCATTATATTCATGTATAGATACGTGCCACGGTGCTGGGCTAGGTTTTATGTGAATAGCACGGGTATATAGGGGGAACATAAAAGAAGATACCATGCCACAACTGTGAATGCAGGGCTGAGGATTTGCATCGAAACTGCCATCTGGTAAGCATTGTATTAATTGTGGAACATTCGGATTACGAGTGTAACCAAAGTTacaataaagtttaattttagtacCAGAAGGAATTCTTTTAGGACACTCCGCAAAACGTATTCCATAATTACAAACAGCCCGTATGGAAAGACCGCTCAAGCGTGCACCATCACAATAGCCTAAATGAAATGGAGGATAAGGTTAGAGAGCGAATtatcaataacaaaataaagacTTACCCTTACAGGAAGGAAAATCAAAATTCCATTTACCATTTTCACACATAAGACTGGTTTgaccttttaaaaaataattgttttggcATTCGATATGTATGATTTCGAAATCATTCACAAATGAACCTATTCGAATAGTTTCATTTAGAGGATGTAGCTTAAATATCAAATCCTCTAGTTCTGGTATATTTGGTATAATGCATTGGGCGGATGTTTGTATAGCTATATTAGCTGGATTTACATTTGCAGTCGGTGTTACAATTGTTTGAATATCGAATTTTCGTGGTGTTGTACACAACTGCCAGGCCTCGTCTGAGCCATCAGCACACTCTTTTATACCATTACATTTAGCATTACTACTAATACATCCACCATAACCACATGTAAAGCCCACACAACGAAAATTAATGCATAACTCCAGCGATTCATCGGAACCATCTTTGCAGTCTACACGACCATTACAAAGATCAATTGAATTTATACATTCCTTAGAATTCACACATTGTATTTTAGTatcaaaactataaacatttaatataataacattttaaagtaCAATAGATTTAGTAATAAAACTCCTATTTACCAGAAACCTTGAAAATCTGaatcgtttttttttagtacaaatCAATTCATCCGAGTTGTCAGCACAATCTTGCACACCATTGCATTTCGCCTTTTCGTCTATGCACGCTCCGTATGCACAACGAAAAGTTGAATTTTGACAGGTATCATGAAACTGTATCATGAAACTGTGCAATTTCGTCCGATCGATCACTACAATCCACTCGACCGTCACACAATACATTGGCCATTGTCACATGACCAGTCACTGATGTTACATTGGGAGTGGgctaatgtatatgtatgaaatgtaattaaaaatttcagaaatactATATCTTAATTAATTGTATGATATTGGTTGATGTAAACAGAAATAATAATcacacataaatttttataatgattgTTTTTTCTCTCACCACAAttgaattttacaaatgaaagtgaaatcaaaattatttgtatttttaaattaataaacatttttaaaaataatttaaccacAACATTAAAATCAAAAGTCTGTCTATATGTTGAACTTATAAGCAGCTgttaaaaactgatttctttCCAATTGAAAactgttattttaatatattgagAAAAGTATCTGATAAGAGagacatttttttttgctcaattgATTATAAAAATCATAGAAAATTATTAGTTAAGCAGAAAAATATTAATCGCAATATCAATAACAGTCGGTTCAGCAACACTTTCCAAGTCGACTAAGCAATGTTCGATCATCTTTCTAtccttgttaaatttttaattaaactacagtTTGAAGATTTTTAAAGACTTGGATGAAATCTAATTAAGGCTACGTTTGGTTACGTGAGTTGTTCGCTAGTTAGCGAGTTCTCTTAGAGACCTTGTGGTTCATTGTGATATCCTTAGATTCGCCATTCCCTTATGTTATGAAAATGGTTTCGCTCcctaatttcatttattatttggtTCTTGTGCTCTTTGGAAAAACCAAACGATAATCCTAATAAAACTTATCATGATTACTAGCGACGCATCTGTGAGCTAATTTAGATCATGAAAAAGAGCTTTACCAAGAATGAGTAGTCTACGC
This genomic window contains:
- the LOC124419271 gene encoding modular serine protease-like; the encoded protein is MQCFDTKIQCVNSKECINSIDLCNGRVDCKDGSDESLELCINFRCVGFTCGYGGCISSNAKCNGIKECADGSDEAWQLCTTPRKFDIQTIVTPTANVNPANIAIQTSAQCIIPNIPELEDLIFKLHPLNETIRIGSFVNDFEIIHIECQNNYFLKGQTSLMCENGKWNFDFPSCKGYCDGARLSGLSIRAVCNYGIRFAECPKRIPSGTKIKLYCNFGYTRNPNVPQLIQCLPDGSFDANPQPCIHSCGMVSSFMFPLYTRAIHIKPSPAPWHVSIHEYNGINYNYICSGSIVSPRVVIIDHLGYTIYLSLLS